The segment ATTACTGGAATTGTTCTGTTTGTCTAGTGGAAAAGTAAGTGTGCTtgagctcttttctttttttttttttttttttggtatgttATTTGAGGCTGACACTTGATTAATTTCATACTTACcttaaaatacataatattcTGGAAAGGAATTGGGGAGTTAAGTGGCTGAAGTTTAGTTGGTTTTTAATAGAAGTTTGTTAGATTTGTATATATGTAGTGGATGATCCTTAACAGTGACTCTTATACTGTTGATTACAGGAACATAGAGAAGTTGCCAGacagttgtttttattttgcatttccttgACTATTAGATGGGAAACTAGCCCATAAGATGGACATTGCCATTATCAGTAAGTATATAAAGCATTAACTGTTCAGATTGTTCAGGAGCTGTGTGCCTTATTTTTGATGTGATTATGAAACCTTGATTTAATCCTTGTCCGCTTAATTGTGTAACAACTAAAGACAGCCTTCTGAAGAGTCAGGCAGGTGCTGTGTTTTAATTCATGTTGCTTCTCGCTCCTTGTTCTCTCCCTGTTACAATATGCTATCTGGAACCTAAACAGATTTACAACTGccctcttgctttctcttcctttgcctcATAGCGGAAGGTTATGCTGCATTTCAAGAGGACAGTTCTGGTGATGAAGCTGAAAGTCCTTCAAAGTTGAAGCGGTCCAAGGGAATACATGTCTTCAAGAAGCccagcttttcaaaaaaaaaggaaaaggattttaaaatcaaagagaaaCCCAAAGATGAAAAACACAAGGAAGACAAGCATAAGGAAGACAAacataaagagaagaaatcaaaagacTTAACTGCAGCAGATGTTGTGAAACagtggaaagagaagaagaaaaagaaaaagccaattCAGGAGACAGAGATACCTCAAGTGGATGTTCCAAGTCATAGACCCGTCTTTGGCATTCCTTTGTCCGATGCGGTAGACAGAACCATGATGTACGATGGCATCCGCCTGCCAGCAGTTTTCCGTGAATGTATAGATTATGTAGAGAAGTATGGCATGAAGTGTGAAGGCATCTACAGAGTTTCAGGTACTCTGGGCATGCTGACATGCAGGTTCCTAAGGTCTTTACTTGCCATTTTCTTATTATTGTACCATTTTCAACACCTAGAGACACTGTTTATAGCTGCATTCATTTTGATTATCCAGAAGACAGACAGATTGATAAAGTTAAGCAAACCCGTAGATCTGAAGTACCATTGAAAGTTGCTAAATATGGTGGTACTGCCCAATGGCAGTGAAATACACTTGGTTTGGCCTTTTGTGATAGGATGGTAAAGATGGACAAAATATGTGAGTATGGCCAGCTTATACTTTCGTATTTCTGCATCAGAAATGCAATCCTAGTTGATTGCAGAAGCAAAGATGAGCTAAAACCATTTTATGACTTGACCTCCCACTaagttgatatttttttttcttaaaagcttaTTTGGTTTGAGCAAATCCACTAATAAGCAGAAAATGCAAGTTTCACTGTTTAAGCTATGCAACAGCCGGCTCAATTTACCATGGTAGTTGGGTAACACCAGCTTACGTAAAAGAAACATCAGTTTTAGTCACGTTAGACAAAACAAGTCACTTTATTTGTGAACTGCATCTGCAGTAGAACTCATGTAAGTATATCTGCGGGTATGTTTTAAGGGAGGAAGAACAAGCGAGAAAAGGAATTTGACGAAAACCATTGGAAACGAGTTGCCTAGCACTGTAAAAGTGCGAtcaaatgattttaaaagcttgatTAAGCTGTTTTCATGCCGTTGATCTCTATGGTATTTGGTAGATGTGCATAAATAGCTGCAGTTTCTTCATCTTGCCTATCGGAATATTCTGattgtgtgtattttttcaaGACCCAGTGTGTTGGGATTTTTCACGGATGAAGGTGTGTTTGCAGTAAAGCGTTTTTGAAGTTTGTGCTTTCTAGGTGTTCTCCAGTGCAATAGCGCCCTCTCGTGTGTGCAAGGTTGTCTAACTTGAGAGCTCCGAGAGAGGATTGCAGTGGCTGAACAACCCCCCAGCCCTCGTGATCCCTGACTAGCTTCATTGCCCATGAAACTGAGGATATTTTACCTGGCATTTACCGTGGGCTAGGCGCACCCAGTGCTGCTTCTTTATTGTGTCTGAGCCAAGCCATGCAGTGCATCCAATCAGTGTAACTCAAGTGGGAGTTTGAGCTTTGAGAACAAAATTTCCCTGAATCTGGGAAGATTGGAATGTCACCCAGTTATAAAAACACCTTACAGAAAATCTTGCCTGGGTTGTATGGACACGCTTTTATTCATGTGGTGTCTCAAATCAAGAATCCTGTGTTGGATCCCTCCGCTGAGGAGGGCCAGCTGGAAATCTGGAAATTAAAAAGTGTGGGGTTTGTTTCGACAGAGGAAAGCTGTTCTAGGTGGAACTTGTTTTACAGTATTTGAGTTGATAACATGTACAGCCCTAAGCCAAGCAGCAAATAATTGAACAGCCTGAAAGACGCTGAATGCAAACACATGGTTGATTTTAGGTTCCCTTACCCTTCGTCATCCTATTTCATATTCCTTGATGTGAGGGAATGCTGGCGCCAGTTCTGATTCAGAACTTCAGCGgtgctgtgtttttccttcacaGTAGTAGTCAGCACGTTTAGAAGCAGTGATCGCATCATTTTGAGTAACGATTTTAATCTAGCTATGTGTCgataacttttaaaaaagtacTCCTCAATTAGTTTAAATTGTAAGGAGAGGTGAAATAAATGCACCTAAAAAAAAGTGTACATATAACTATTACACATTTACAGTTGAAGATTTCTCTTAATTCTTGATCTGaatattttaaggaataaaatcaAAAGTTGATGAGCTAAAAGCAGCATACGATCGAGAAGAATCTCCCAACCTGGAAGAATATGAGCCCAATACAGTAGCCAGCTTGCTGAAGCAGTACCTACGAGAACTGCCTGAAAATTTGCTTACCAAAGAGCTAATGCCTCGCTTTGAGGATGCTTGTGGAAAGAACACCGAGGCTGAGAAAGTGCAGGAGTGCCAGAGGTTGCTGAAAGAGTTGCCAGAGTGTAATCATCTCCTAATTTCTTGGCTGATTGTGCACATGGACCATGTTATTGcaaaagaactggaaacaaaaatgaacatCCAGAATATTTCTATAGTGCTCAGCCCTACTGTCCAGGTATGTTACCATACCACATGTGTTAAAGCAGAAATTCAGCCCAAGACACACTTCTTTGTAGGAATTCTCTTGCAGATGGGAATTGGGTGTTGTCTGATAGAGTTAAGCTGAATTACAGCTTCTCTTTATACCTTGGAAACTGAAAATGCTGGGTAATGGGGGAACAAAAGACTTTCTGAATGTACATTTGCATACAATGGCTCTGATATTTGGGTTATTATGAGAGTATTTCAAAGCCTGCTGTCAGGATTTTAATTCTGGTGTGAACAGCCGTAATTCAGTGTTGAATTCATCCAGTAATTCATGCAGATACATGATTTCTGTGGGTTTGTGATTCAGTGACAATTTACTGAAGACTATATTGCTTAATTTTAATATCAAGCCAATTAACCCTGTCCTCCAAATAGATCTTCCTGGTGCAGTGACAGCTTTGGTGTCTGCGGTCAAATGGCTGGGAAAAACaactttgttttccagaaaggTTTTGTGGTTTCTGGATTGATTAATTCCTTAATGAGCatcttggaaatatttaatttaaatacagcTCAGAATTAGTCCTGTGCATAATGGAAACATAGCATTATTGGGTGTGGGTCATCCAGAAGAAAACTCGCACCGTAGGAAAGTTTGGCTTTATAATTAAGAGTCCAGGTGGAGGCCCAGTAGCAAAAGGGCTGGGTATTATTCTTGGCTATTTTGTTGTGCCAGACACTTTCTAGCTAACGAAAGAAGTAACAATTAATGTAAAACAATGCACACCCAACCATGTTTTGTTGTTAAGTAGATTTTAGCAAGTAAAATGCAAGTAGCAACAGAACTCTAATCAGGataaatttctgaattttaatataGTAGATCTAGTaccaaaataaatgcttctgtCTCGTGTTAAAACAAGGAATACAATAGCAGCTGCTTTCAAACTACTTTTACTACTGTATTAAATCATCTGAGGGAGAAGTTGTAGAAAATGCTTACTGAttgggggaggagagagaaggcagCCAGCAACTGGCCGTAGCGCAGTATGGTTGTGTTCCCTCTGTTGCTGCATTTCTATGAATAAAAGGAAAGACTGAATACATTTTTGTATCTACCAATGATTGAAATAACTGTGGGAGGCTAAGATGTGTGAAATTCTGAGTCGAATATGAAAAATGCCTCAGAAACACAGGTAAGAGAGAGACAGTGAAATGATTCCTTGAAGCCAGCAGTAGGCCATTTTAAAGTATCATTTTTAATCCAGATCTTAATCTCTTAGGACACACTAACATGACTGTGACTCACAGAAAGACAAACTAaaagctgttctgtttctgtagaAAGATACTGTGGTTCTCAGGTAAAAATGATGTGAATAAATCATCTTAACCGATATTTTGTCTGTCCTTCCCTTGCAGATCAGCAACCGTGTCctgtatgtattttttacaCACGTTCAAGAGTTCTTTGGGAATGTGACCCTAAAGCCGGTGACAAAACCTCTTCGCTGGTCAAATATGGCAACAATGCCAGCACTTCcagaaacacaagaaagcaTCAAAGAAGAAATCAGGAGACAGGTTAGTGGTTACTTTAGTGTTTTTGTGTTTATCTTTGCCCTGGCTTTTTATACATTCAGTAGTAAATGCTCATAACCTTTTAACATGCTCTTTCATTCCTTCACAATGGTCCCGTCAGTGGAGACTGGAAAGTTGTTTGTGATGGTTATGGCTGTGTCTTTTATGAGTTGCTTTGCTGTGTAGTTCAGTACTTTTATTGTGGGACATAGATTAGGAGAACGTGTTAAAGCCTGTGATTTCTTTAACATCGCTCCTGGCTGGATCCAGAGCTTGTGCTGAATGTACGTTAATGCTTGGTGTTGGTTGATGGGTGAAGCACTGCAAACCAGAACTCTGAGCCTCTTGTCACGAAGCcaacaagatttttcttttcagcctgCTCTGCCGTTAAGGACACTCTCTGTCTATCAGATATTAAAGACACTAATTTCTTTGGCATTATTTCTAGGAATTCCTACTGAACTGTTTACACAGAGACTTGCAGGCAGGGATAAAAGACTTATCCAAAGAAGAGAGACTCTGGGAGGTGCAAAGAATTTTAACAGCTCTTAAGAGGAAACTAAGAGAAGCTAAGAGGCAGGTGGGTAACTTTTCTATTTATTGGCCAGACATCTAAATCGTGGATCCCTAATTTGTGACAATGCAAAAGCACCCAGTTAGATCAAACcacatttcagtcttttcacTGCAGATGTTTTCATCTTAGCTTTACGTGGCTGAGGAGCAATTGCATTTTCTGGTGAGCGGGTTCTCCCTAGAGACAGCACGATCTTCACACTCCTTCACAGCTGTTTACGAAAGGAACCTGTGTATGATTAAAAACTCGGTGTTTGGCAGAGCATGTGTTCATTATGTGCTCGAAACTGTGTCCTGGAGTGCCAGGAGAAATTACTGTAAGATTCAAGATTAACAGACttaagaagcatttttttttaactgtcgTATGTCCCAGAGAAGGGACACACCTTGCTGAAAGCTCTCAAGACAACTAAAATGATGATaataaatttggaaaataatgttcaaaaaaatgtcttttacaGTAAAGAGAGTGACTGGGGAAGCTGTCCCCTTAACagccattttctttccctggcaGGAGTGTGAAACAAAGATTGCACAAGAAATCGCTAGCCTTTCCAAGGAGGATGTCTccaaagaagaaatgaatgagAACGAAGAAGTTATAAATATTCTGCTTGCACAGGTATATAGATGGCAGGCATTTACCTGTTTGTCTGCTGGTATCTTCTTGTTCTCTACCTTCCAGAAACCATAGAATTGTATTTCCTCATTCCatatctttcagaaatattaaacaCACTTTTGTTCCTTCTAACGCAATGGGAAAACCTTAAAGGGGCCTCTCTGTCCATTAAAATACAAGGCTGTTTTAGTGGTAAATAAAGTAGGGAAGGAATGCTGACTGCAGGAGCAAACCCAAACCAGAGGAGACTCTAAACAGCAGAAAGGAGCCACtgtgcaacaacaacaaagtagCCTTTGTTGTTAATGTACTTAGAAAGCACTTCCAAATCTAAGCAGTTTTAATACCACTAACTACATTCCTGGTGATCAAAGGAAGTAAGGCAactattttggctttttttgccttccttcgCTTCCCTCGGTAGGTTTGATCTTCTCTCTGCTGTACTTTCCTCCTTGTAGCTATCTTCAAAGGCATATTTTGTAATTCAGTTTTTTCTAGTTATTTTACTGGTTAGCCAGAGCTTTCCCTTGTGATTCCAGGAAATAGGCAGCCAAACATGTCAGGATGTGGTGCATCAGCTCCACAGCTATTCAGCACAGCGATCAGCTTGAGGATTCAAAACAGACGTTGTTGGTTTTGAACTTACATTTGCTTCAAGGTCTTGATGACTCAGGGTTCCAAGCAGGCAGGCTAACCACTTCTCCCGAAAGGATTTCAGAGAACAGCGTCATCTCCTACTTTATCGTATATTTCTGTGGAACATTTCTGAAGGCTTTTAGCGAACTTATTGATTGTTGCAGGAGAATGAGATTTTAACAGAACAAGAAGAGCTGGTGGCCATGGAGCAATTTCTGCGGAGACAGATTGCCTcggagaaggaagaaatagatCGCCTTCGAGCAGAAATAGCTGAAATACAGAGGTAAAAGGGAGACCGCTTACACCAGAGCCCCTGCCAGGCGAGCACTCTTTGATTAAAAGTACTTCTGAAATAATACTTTAAACTACACTTAAAAGCTCACCCCGTGAACATCACATTTGAAAGCTGCCCCTTTTTACTGAAATCTCAGCAACTTTGGACCTGTCCAGATATTTTCTGTTAGTATAACTATGGAATGATGACTTAAAGGAACCTTGATGCTGTGCACTAAAAATTCCCCATAAGAAATCACTGCCATTTTAAATTAAGCTTTGAAAGGGGATTCCGatcttgttttcaaaaccaTTGGAGATTATTCAGTGGATGTAAGTCAGCTCTTTTACGCAGCTATCGTTCTGTAAGGCTTGAGGAAGTGTTTAAATGACAGTTTGTCCTTGGTTTTTCAGTCGCCAGCAGCACGGCCGAAGTGAAACTGAAGAATATTCTTCTGAGAGTGAAAGTGAGagtgaagatgaggaggaactGCAGGTCATCCTGGAAGATTTGCAGAGGCAGAATGAGGAACTGGAGGTAAGATTTGAGTTTTTGTATTAATTGCTACTCTTCTCCTTAGCGGTTACTAGATTTCAGCTGTGCAGAGATGTTTGCATGTGTGCACACTGGtggttttgcagctgttttgccTCGGCATTACCCACAGGCTCTGTTTTTAAATCACTGTTGCATGCAAGTCATGTTGCTGTCTGGTTTAACAGCAACGCTGCATAGTGTGATGCTAAATGGCCCCGTTAGAGCAATTTTCTGTTGGTAGGAGCCCTGACATTTGTTATCGTTGTTTACAAGATAAAGAACAATCATCTGAACCAAGCGATTCATGAGGAGCGAGAGGCCATCATAGAACTGCGAGTACAGCTTCGGCTACTGCAGCGAGCGAAATCGGAGCAGCAGgtgcaggaagaagaggagcCAGAAAAACGCGGGGGTGTTTCTCAGCAGCAAAGAGACAGTGTCCTGGAGACAAAAGCAGCCAAAGAGCAGCCAAAAGCAAGCAAGGAGCAGCAAGTCAAGCCATCGCCAAgtaaagacaggaaagaaactCCGATTTGATTAGGCTCCTTAGATATGCATAAAATTAACTGAACTGTGCAAATTACTGTAATTTGAGTCAAACTGCACAAATTTATTGCTGGCTGTGTACATTctgtaaagaaacttttcttttaagccCTGGAGACTTTTGTCTCTAATACTTGTGGCTTCTACTCATCAGACTCAGGTGAGTTTGGAGAGGCCAGAAGAGTTTTCCAGTTAGTATAAGATTATTTCAAGACTGGTTTCCTTCAggtgatttaaaataattcagtaacagttttgttttaaaccaaaatcaTTATTTACATTCATTGGGGCAGAATTGGAAGATctcattttcagtaaataaacaaaaactcACCCACACTTACTAATTATTTGCCTTGTGAATCTATTCATCCTCATTCACTGTTATTTCTGCTTATTAACCTAGTCACTTCTTGCTTGTGCCTTTGATACCTTTCTGATGCAGATTATATACAAGGGagctttaattttattctggGGTGGCTGAAAAGTTGGGAGACGACGGGGTGTCACGTTTGCCTAACATGCCCTTAAGCTTCAGTTTTGTTCTGAGATGTACCGAATAAATGTAAAAACTTGAGAGATGTTATTTATGTCCCTGTATGATGGAAATGTTTATCGAGAGCTGTTCATGTCTCTTAGCAATGTAGGTAACCCATTTTCTCATTTATGAACCATTGTCATCGTACCTATTTAAGACAGGCTGTGTTCACGCTGCTGCCATATAGCCAAGAGCTTTTTCCACAtccattttaaatgtttcagtcCCTTGGAGAAAGCCACTGATGGATGCTTTAGGCAGGGACAAGGATGGGTTCTGTCACTTTGGGTAGATCCGCCTGACCAAGCAATACAGCATTTCCATTGGCAGAAATGCAAGTCACTCGCGTTTTCCAAATAAGCCTGAAGAACGATGCCAAGGGGAGGCACGGAGGGGTCAGCAATAGCCTCTTTTTGTTGCGTTTAGAAAACCAACAACTTGGGCCTTGCTTTTGGTTTGGCTGTTTTACTGCTTCTGCCCATCGCAAGCCTACAGCCACGCTGGCATTTAGAAGGGTCACATAATGTTTCGGATCCACTCTCGAGGCTCGTTCATCTACAGACAGCAAACTCCACAGAGTGCAGATACCTTATTTTTCAATctggatatttattttcagcacCTGTTGGATGTGGTCGTAGTCTTTATCTATTGCACTGTTGTGAATCATTGGCCATGATTTGATTTTTGTACAAATAATGCTTTGATATGTTAGAGAAAAcagcataatatttttttaaagtttggggaaaaaagtttataaacacagaaaatgtggTCAGATGACAAATGTAAACTAAAGCATTCTCCCTTGCCTTCGTTacatacattttatatttgctggcaatatttaaatgtttttttgttgttgttcaatTCACACTAATTCCTATTGAATTGTCGTGGATTTTTCTAATGTTCTTCAGACAAATCTCTTAATATTGgttaacttttattttgttaggACTGTATTTATCAAGCAAATAAATTCAACAGCCATTTGAAAGTGGTTTCTAATTTCTCTCCTTCACACTGTGTGGTATCTTTCTCTAATGCAAAAGAGTTTTTATTCTTGGGCCATTCAGGCTTGCGGAGCAGCTCGCTGAAAGAACAGTGTCTGCAAATGAATGTCATAGAAAGGTTCCGTAAGGCAGCTGAAGATCAAGTTTAATTTGATCAAATTAGAGACTTTAAGACTTTGAATCTTTCTTAATACAGATATTTCAGCTGATGGAACAAACACCGTTCTCTTTCATGGAGCCTTACAGCGCCCTTGAAGTGTGTCACCATTGAAGTCTCAAAGGGAAGTGGAATTCCCGCTCCTGCAGGAATGTAGCAACTGTACCCAGAAATTTTAAGTTCCCAAACACAGGAAAGATggttctttgaaataaaatttccaaTGGTGCATCCAGTGCTGGACAGTTAGTGATAGAAATTGTAGTCAAAATCATGAGTGTGGGTCAATGGTGGCCACACCGATGGCACGGCAGCCCCATGGACGTCCCAGGGCGGGGGCTCAGGCAGTGACAGCCTCCAAGTGCCGGGTAACCACCCTGGAAAGAGcatggggggggggctgtgcctcagcccctctcctcccctctgccctgcctggggtcactgctcctcctgccccaagACCAGGAGCGTCAGCACAACCCCAACACCAGTGCTTCCCCTGCTCGTAGTGAGGAAGCCACAGGGGCAGCACCGGCACCATTGATTTCAAAGACTGCATTGCAGCAGTCCCAAACAATTGGAAAAAATAGCCAAAGCTCATTTCAGATAAAGTGGAGAGTAACTACAATGCAATAAGCCGAGAGTGTGGTTCAAGATCACTTTATAAACTGTCTTACCATGAAATCTGTGAGCTGCGGGGCTCAGGCCGTCACCTCCCATGGCACAAACACTGCCTGCATTGCTGGCTGCCttcaggaatcatagaatagttggggttggaaaggatgttaaagatcatccagttccaacctccctgccatgggcagggacacctcccaccagaccaggctgcccaaggccccatccaacctggccttggacacctccagggatggggcatcacagcttccctgggcaacctgtgccggtgtctcaccaccctcatggtgaagtagttcctccttatgtctagattaaatttgcccctctcccatttatacccattgcccctcgtcctgtcactacaagcctttgtaaatagtccctctccagctttgctgtagcccctttcagatactggaaagtcactataaggtctcctcagagccttccactggctgaacaagcccaactctctcaacctgtcctcacagcaaagatgctccagctctctgatcacgttcatagccctcctccagaccttttccaacagctccatatccttcttatgttgaggattccagaactggacacaatattccaggtggggtctcacaagagaggaatagaggggcagaattgcctcccttgacctgctggccacgcttcttttgatgcagcccagaatgcgGTTGTTCTTTGGGCTGCAAGCGcccattgccagctcatgtcgagcttctcattgaccagcactgccaggtccttctccacagggctgctctcaatcacatcatcccccattgtgtactgaaaccgcagattgccctgacccaggtgtaggaccctgcacttggccttgttgaacatcatgaggttctcagGAGAGAATTTCAGATAAAGTGGAGAGCAATTCCAGTGCAATAATCTGAGGGTGTGGTTCAGATCACTTTATCAACTGCCTTACCAGGAAATCTGTGAGTCGCAGGGCTCAGGCCATCACCTTCCATGGCACAAACACTGCCTGCATTGCTGGCTGCCTTCACGAAGTCCACTCATCTCTTAAATAACCAATTTATCTAAatcaaagcagaatttaaatcaacttaagatttttttttcccagcaatgCTTATAGGTGCCATGTGCAGCAACACAACCTCTGTCAGACCCTTCGGACAAAATACCAGGCTGACTGACCttaactgaaatgaagaaacagacCTGCAACATTAATTCTGGTGTTCTGCGATTAACAAATCCTTTGTGACAGTTTAATGTGGCCCATCTGCTTCCCTCTTGAAAATGTGTTCCCACCAGAGCATTCCCTCAGAGAAGGTGGAGGGCGATGGCACAGGGGACAGCTATGAAACTCGCTTCTTTTTATAGTGCTTTTCAACACAAGCCTGTGACAGAATTCCTCATGTGAGTCAGTCAGAAATCCAAAGGGGCACGAAGCACCTATAAACAAGTCACCAGGACTACAATGCCACCATTAATTGGGACGCAAACCTGTTTTTTGCCCGCAGCAGCTTATTTGCACGCAACTGCAAACGTGACAGCTTTTAAACTCCTCGAAATACTACAACAGTAAAATGAACCGACTTCGTACATCTTGCATAcgcagcaggtttttttcctcccaacaGAGcctttttactttgaaaaatagCAGCCTGAAGGGAACTGTTACTGAATGGTTGAACAGGGtgtgattttattaatttattgggataaaaaagaaagaaaaacaaaagagtGAGCAGTAATTCCTCAGGTGACATCCGTACTACAAGCCTACATCAACTTAAACCCAAGACTGTTTGCCCTCCAGGTTTCCTGGGCTCTGTCTTGTCCATGCCAGGTTTCCAACGCTGGCTCAGCTTCCTACTCACAGAAGCAGAAGCCACCAGTTCTGGTGGACTCTAAAAGGTGTCCTCTTCAGTCAGTGAGATGCTACACAAGAGAGCTTTCAAAGCACAGTCCTACAGGGAACCACGAGGGGTTCCAGAAATTCATTGTCCTTTATGGTGAAGATCAAGCACTGCTGTAC is part of the Cuculus canorus isolate bCucCan1 chromosome 2, bCucCan1.pri, whole genome shotgun sequence genome and harbors:
- the RALBP1 gene encoding ralA-binding protein 1 isoform X2, which produces MDIAIITEGYAAFQEDSSGDEAESPSKLKRSKGIHVFKKPSFSKKKEKDFKIKEKPKDEKHKEDKHKEDKHKEKKSKDLTAADVVKQWKEKKKKKKPIQETEIPQVDVPSHRPVFGIPLSDAVDRTMMYDGIRLPAVFRECIDYVEKYGMKCEGIYRVSGIKSKVDELKAAYDREESPNLEEYEPNTVASLLKQYLRELPENLLTKELMPRFEDACGKNTEAEKVQECQRLLKELPECNHLLISWLIVHMDHVIAKELETKMNIQNISIVLSPTVQISNRVLYVFFTHVQEFFGNVTLKPVTKPLRWSNMATMPALPETQESIKEEIRRQEFLLNCLHRDLQAGIKDLSKEERLWEVQRILTALKRKLREAKRQECETKIAQEIASLSKEDVSKEEMNENEEVINILLAQENEILTEQEELVAMEQFLRRQIASEKEEIDRLRAEIAEIQSRQQHGRSETEEYSSESESESEDEEELQVILEDLQRQNEELEIKNNHLNQAIHEEREAIIELRVQLRLLQRAKSEQQVQEEEEPEKRGGVSQQQRDSVLETKAAKEQPKASKEQQVKPSPSKDRKETPI
- the RALBP1 gene encoding ralA-binding protein 1 isoform X1, translated to MTECFLPPTSSPSEHRRVEHSGGLARTPSSEEISPTKFPGLYRTGEPSPPHDSLHEPPDIVSDDEKEHGKKKGKFKKKEKRTEGYAAFQEDSSGDEAESPSKLKRSKGIHVFKKPSFSKKKEKDFKIKEKPKDEKHKEDKHKEDKHKEKKSKDLTAADVVKQWKEKKKKKKPIQETEIPQVDVPSHRPVFGIPLSDAVDRTMMYDGIRLPAVFRECIDYVEKYGMKCEGIYRVSGIKSKVDELKAAYDREESPNLEEYEPNTVASLLKQYLRELPENLLTKELMPRFEDACGKNTEAEKVQECQRLLKELPECNHLLISWLIVHMDHVIAKELETKMNIQNISIVLSPTVQISNRVLYVFFTHVQEFFGNVTLKPVTKPLRWSNMATMPALPETQESIKEEIRRQEFLLNCLHRDLQAGIKDLSKEERLWEVQRILTALKRKLREAKRQECETKIAQEIASLSKEDVSKEEMNENEEVINILLAQENEILTEQEELVAMEQFLRRQIASEKEEIDRLRAEIAEIQSRQQHGRSETEEYSSESESESEDEEELQVILEDLQRQNEELEIKNNHLNQAIHEEREAIIELRVQLRLLQRAKSEQQVQEEEEPEKRGGVSQQQRDSVLETKAAKEQPKASKEQQVKPSPSKDRKETPI